Genomic DNA from Methanomassiliicoccales archaeon:
AATAGAAACTAAAAATTTAGATGATTTTATTTATTTATATAATATATGTCCAAACATTATTCGAATGGATGTTGAAGGTTATGAATATGAGATTTTTGAAGGGGCTAAAAAATTTTTGAAAAATTGTAAAAATATAACAATTTTCATTGAATTACATCCTAAAATACTAGGAATTAATAAGTATTTAGAAATTTTAAATCTACTTAAACAAAACGGTTTTAAAATATTAGCAATTTTTAATGAACCCCCCCCTTTAAGGTTACCTTTATTAAATTTATATTTATATTTTTATAAATATAGCAAATATAATTATGGTAAAATAGAAGGAGGATTTGACAGACTTTTTAAAATGGCTGATTTGGATTATTTTGAATTATTTATTACTAAATGACTTAATTAAAATTATTATATGCTTATAATATTATCTATTATTTTCATAATAAAAGCATTTAAGATGAGATTTTCTATTTAATATTTAATGAAAGTATTGTTAATTAACCCTCCAACATCTAAGAAAGGGCAATTTATTGCCAGAGAAGATAGGTGTGAAAATTCTGTAATCAACCCTATTCCACCAACTGGATTGGTATATTTAGCAAGTATTTTGGAAGAAAAAAATCACCAAGTTAAAATAATTGATGCGAATGGAGCTGATTATTCTTTAGATTTTTTGCGCAAAGTATTCCTTACTGAAAAACCTGATTATTTAGTCATCAAAGTAGCTCCAGAAACTTTTCATTCAGATTTAAAAGTAGCCGAATTATGTAAAAATATATGCAAAAGTAAAATTATAATGATATGTTGGTCCTTAACAAATTTACCTCTTGACGTGATGAATAATGCAAAATTTGTAGATTATTATATTATTGATCATTATTATGAAAGAGTTATACCAGAAATCATTGACGAAGTAAGATTATCATCAATAGAGGGATTAGCATATCGTGAAGAAGACAAAATCGTTTTAAATGAAGGTTCCAATAAATTTGATTATAATAAAATAAAAAAACCTAACTGGAATTTAATTGAAAACTTTGAGAAATATTGGGTTCAAGCACCTGTCTTTTCTCCATGGTGTATGGTGATAAGTACAAAAGGGTGTGGCATGGGTTGTATTTTTTGTACTATTTATGATATAAAGCCTTCTTTTCGTGATATAAAAAATGTTGTTGATGAGGTTGAGTTTTTATATAATAAAAAAAATATAAATTATATTTCTTTTTTTGATGCAACTTTTAATTTGAATCACAAACGACTTATTGCTATTTGCCAAGAGATCAAAAGCAGGGAATTGAAAGGATTAATTTGGTTCGCAAATATTCGTGCAGGCATAACGAAAGAAGAAGCAACTTCAATGTATGAAGCTGGTTGCCGAGGAGTTTCAATAGGAATAGAATCAGGTTCGCAGCAAATATTAGAAAATGCCGCGAAAGGCATTGATATAAATCAAGCTTCTAATACGATTAAGATTTTAAAATCTGTTGGCATTAGACAATATACATCTTTTATTTTAGGCCTTCCTGGTGAAACTATGGATACTATGCGTATGACTAAAGAATTTATTCTTAATACAAAACCTAATGGCTTTCAAATCAATAGTTTGGTTCCATATCCAAGAAGTAAAATTTTTGAAATTGCTAAACAAAAAGGCTTATTAAAAGATTATAACTTTGAGGATTTACTTTTATATAACACTCCAATCAGTTTATCAGATCATTTAAATGCAAATCAAATCAATATGTATAGGGAAAAGATTTATAAAATGATTTATTTAAATCCTACTTGGTGGCTTTATAATGCCATGGAAGCTTTATTTAACAATCAAGAAATAAAAAGTAATTTATCTTATAGTTTTAGACTTCTAAAAAGGGTTTTTCAAGGTGTAAAAAATGAAGTATAATGTAATTAAAAAAACATTAGAATTCAATTTTTTAAAATCGATTCATACAATAATTCGGTTTTTTTTGCTGTGATGTTCCAATTGAATTCCTGTATTGCTTTTTTTCTTGCCGCCTCTCCCAATTTCTTCCTTTTATTATCGTTTTCAATTAAAGAAATCAATGTCTCAGCAAGCATTTTGCTATCGCCAGGATTAATTAGAATTCCTTCTTGATCGTTAGTAATCATTTCCGGAATTCCACCTACATTTGTAGTCACAATAGCTGTGCCGGAGGACATTGCTTCGAGAATTGCAAATGGAAAATTTTCGTAATAGGATGGTAAGACAAAAATGTCCGATGAGGCCAATAATTTTTTTTTCTCTTCCGTTGTAAGGTATCCTAAATAAAGGCAGGAATTAGGTAACTTTTTTATAATATTTTGATCGCCCGGTCCCGCAATTATAAATTGGACATCATAATATTTTTCTATAATTTTTATCGCTTCTAATAGTGTCAAAATTCCCTTTTTTCCTACAACCCTTGAAATAAATGTTATTATGGGCATATTTGTTTTTATATTCGGATTCATATTTTTTAAGAAACTTACATCTTTATTACCTGGGTTGAACGCATTTATATCAATTCCATTGTAAATAACATTTATCTTATTTTCATCTATTTTTTTTTCTTTTGAAAATATTTTCTTTGCCCAATTTGAAACTGTAATATAATTATATCTTTTTTTATAATAATTATTTTCCAATGGAATAATAATCGGTGAAATTAAATAACTAAGAAATTCACTTCTTTCTAAAAAGCTAAAATTTATTTTATTATATATTATTGCATTAATTTGACCTTGAACGGTGGTGTGTATCGTTGTCAAAATCGGTATTTTTATACGAGAAGTATTTATAAATAAATCTGGCATTGTACTTTGCGTATGAATTATGTCAATATTTTCTTTCTTCAAAATTTTTTCTAGAATACCTTTAACTTTTAATTGAAAATCGACATTAAAGAGAAATGTATCTGATGCAATACCAACACTATACAAATTAACGTTATTTTTATATTTATATTCTTCCTCTATAATTTTAATATTTTTATTAAAAGTCACTCTCTTTGGAGTAATAATATAAAGCTCAACTTTATGAGATAAAGTTTTCGCTAGCTCATTTACATAAGTTCCAACTCCTCCCCAAACAGTATGAAATTCGGGTGTCAATATTAGTACATTCATTTTTTTAAATGAATCCATTTTAGTTTTATAATGTTATCTATAACTTCTGAATTTGTAAATATTATAAAATGCTACAATCCTAATTTATAATTATAATAAGCAATTTTCATTTTGCTAAACTTTTTTGATTATTTATTTATTATATAATAATATATTAATTAAACTTTTTTATATAATATTATTATTTTTATTATTATAAAAATTATAATAATATTTTTAAAATATAGACAATATATTTATATTAAAAGATACAATTAATACTTCATTAATTAATTAAACAAACTCTTGAAACTGTTTATCACTAATTTTTAATTATAAAAATGAATTTTTCTCTTCATTTTTTCCAATTATTCTCAGGTACGCATATTAAAAATTTGGCCCCTTTTTCCCCATTTTCATAAATTTTAATATTTGTTACGATTAATATCTCTCTAATTAAAAAAAGTCCTAGGCCAGTATTTTTTCCAAATCCTTTCTCGAAAAGCCGAGGCTTATCCTCTTCCTTAATCCCAACTCCATCATCCTCGTAAACGATTACCAACTCCTTACCCTTCACCTCCGCGCTCACCCTTATATTCTTCACTCCCCCTCCATGGCGCATGGAGTTGTCGATGAGATTGTAGGGGACCCTCTTCACCAAGGGATCGGCGAAGATCTGGAACTCCTTGGGCATGTTGTGCAGTGTCACGCCCTTCGGCCTGAGGCGGGAGAAGGCATCCTCAACCAGCGTGGCGAAGCTGAACCAAGCCGGCTCGCTCGCCCCCACTCTCTGATAATCGCTCATGAACCAGACCTGCTCCTGCACGTTCTCCAGGACCTGCGCCATCCTTTCCAGGCTAGGCCGGAGCTTATCGCCCTCGGTGGTGAGCCTGAGGCATAGCCCCAGAAGACCGCTCAGCACCACCATTTGGTTGTTCAGATCATGCCTCACGATCTCGTTCAGCATCCTGAGACTAGAATTCATCTTGCTGAGCTCCATCTCCTTACGCCGCAGATCGGTTACGTCCCTCACCGTCTCGATAGCCCCTATCCTCCTTCCCTTGGCGTCATATATCGGTGCGGCCGTGCCCCAAATGTAAAGCCCCTTACCATCGGCCAAAGCGGGGCAGAAGGTCTCGGCATAGAGCACCTCGCCCTTCCTGGTCACGTAATCGTACTTGCTCTCCAGCTCCTTATCGTCCATGGCGATCAGGTCATGGAGCATCGGTCGGGATATGCCGTAAAAAGGAACCGCCTGGGCCCCTCCCTTCTTGCCCAACATCTCCTCCTTGGGCACGCCGGTCAACTTCTCCATGGCGCGGTTCCATGCCACCACCTCGCCTTCGGAATCGACCACGAAGGTAGCCTCGGGGAAGAAATCGAGCACATCTTCCAGCACTTCATGTGAGGTGCGCAAATTCTCCTCTGCTAGCTTCATCTCAGTGATGTCCGTGAGATAGGCTAATGATGCGGGCCTCCCATTCCAATTGACCCTCACCGCCTTCACATCCGTCCAGCGCACCTCGCCGCTCTTCTTTAGGACACGTATCTGGTAACTAGAGGGGGCATTCTCGCCCTTGGCTCTTGCCGTCATTATGTCCGTGACCATGCCCCTGTCATCAGGATGTATGAAGGTCGTCAAAGGGAGACAGAGCATCTCCTCCCTGCTATATCCCGTGAGCTCGATGGCCATGGGATTCACCATGAGCAGCATCGATCCCTGCGCAAGCACTATGGCCTCCGACGCGCTTTCGAACAGGGTGCGGTACTTCGCTTCGCTCTCTCTCAGCCTCTCCTCTGCAATGATGCGATCGGTCACGTCCTCAAATATGACCGTGAACTGCATCGGGGCATTGCGGTAGGCGCTGACAGAGAAATATTTCCCCATGGGCTTGGCGTAGCTGACGAACCTATCTGGCTCACCCGTCATCGCTACCTTTCCCAACCTTTCCACCCAAAAATCTTCCAGCCCTGGTATCACTTCTCTTAGTGTCCTGCCTATGACATGATCTGAACTAAGGCCAGTGAGGGCCTCGAAGGCAGGATTTACCTGGAGGAGGCGGGAGTCCACCGGTCTTCCCCCCTCGTCCAATATGATTTCATGGACAGCCACGGCATCGATCATCGTCTCGAACAGCCCTCTCAGCCTCTGCTCCGCCTCCACCAGCGCTCTTTCCGAGAGCATGTGCTGCGTAGTGTCGATCAAGAAACCTTCTAGGCCGATTACAGAGCCATTTAGGTTGACCGGGCGCGCGGTGTAGTTATGGTACAACACCCTGCCGTCGCGGGTGAGCCTCTTGGCTTCGCCATGTGATATCGTCTCGCCAGAGAGTACCCGCGCCACTACCCTCTCTGCCTCCGGCAGATAGTCAGGTGGCTGCGTCAAGGAGAAATGCTTTCCTATGACCTCCTTCTCATGATCATAGCCATGCATGCTTAGCCATGCCTTATTGACCTTCCTGAACCTCCCCTCGGAATCAATGAAGAAATAGCCCGCAGGCGTGGCCTCGATTATCTCCCTTAGCCTTTCTTCGCTCTGGCGAAGCAGCTCCTCTGCCTTCCGCTTATGCACTACCGAATTGATCCGATGTCTCAGTTCGGCGAAGGTCGGTTCCAACGGAATGGTCTTTTGCAGATATCCATCCGCGCCAACGTTCAGGGCCTCCTTGGCGACTTCCTCGCGCCCTTTCCCGGTGAAAAGGATAAAAGGTATCTCTTCCCCCTCTTTTCTAAGCCATTTCAGGAACTCAATCCCATCCTCTCCTGGCATTTGGTAATCGCAGACTATGGCATCATAGTCATCCTCTTCTAGCTTCTTCCTTGCCTCCTTGGTGGAGAGGGCGACCCTGACTACTGTTCCCTGCTCTACCTCAAGGAATGCCTTGATCACCTCAGCGAAGCTTTCATCATCGTCCACTGCCAGGACACGCATGACATCACATGACATGCGAAGCTGCCTATGAGTCACTCACTCAAATACCTTTTCTGGGGAATTTCATCAATCGATAAAAATCATGAGCGCTAAATTCGCCTAATCGTGAAGACGGTCAGGATATGAAATATGTAAGGTCACAACAACTAATATATTATTTTCATCATCAAATCGCTTTTCGAATAACTGCTTTACTTTAAAACCTTGACCTCAGGCGAAAGGTGTTATAACCTGAAGCACCTGGAAGGTGACGCTCATAACGAACGCTAAGAAAAGCGGCATTATGACTGCGTCCAACGAGCTTAGGGCTCTCTTTGATTTCTTGCTCGAGGCCATGACTAACTCTCGACCTGAGAGCAGAAGGATTAGCAACACTGCTACCAATGCTCCGCCGATGCCCAATGTGACTGCCGAGGTAAGAGTGATCGCGCTAGTGGTTGCCGCTGTCGATGTTGCGGTCATGGTAGTAGCTGCTAGTAAAGGCATGTTTTCTACCTTATTGAGGTAATTGGTATGGCCCTTATAAAAAAATTGCTAGTCCATTATCTTTCCAGATTCGTGAATGCATCATATGGTCTGAACAATTTTAATATCAACATACCATAGACATGTTAGAGGATCCCACTCACCCTATTCTCGTCAGCATTGGTATATTGTCATCCGTCTCTCCAACACATAAGCTTAAAACAGCCTCAGGTAGCCGAAGGGCAGGAAGGAGAAGAGGAAGAAATTGATCGAGCCGTGTATGAGAGAGACGTATCCCAGACTACCAGTGATGCGGTACAGATTCCCCAGGAGCAAACCTACGATGAATACATAGGCCAAATAGTCGAGGCTCAGATATACTGAGTGCATCGCTGCGAATACCATGGAGGAGAGCACCACACCTAGCACCACGGCGGATACGGTCATCATGAACTCGCCCATTTTGCTGATTACCCTCCTTTGTAGAATGGCGCGAAAAAGCAATTCTTCTCCGAATCCCACGAAGAGGAGCATAATGACGCCTAGAAAAAGCAGATTGGCCAGGTCCCATTCTGGTATTAAAGCTTCAGGGGATATGATGGCGTACTCAACGTTTGCCAAGGCGTATCCGGTCAAAACTCCTGTGGCCAGGAGTGCCGTGGCCTTCATAGGCCTACGCAGTACCCAGCGGAAGGCTTTCATACCGCCCTGCGCCACTAGCTTCAACTGCTCCTTGACCGGCCTGCCATCGCCTATCACGATCATGCCGCTTACGATGGCCGCCAGGTAGATGGGGACGAAGTTGTAGAGGGTGAGGTCGAAGAACAAGGGCATACCGAGACCCAATATGCGGATGAGGGAGACAAGAGAGAAAGCCTGGAACAGACCTTGGTCATCGCCTATCACCACCAACAGCAGAAGGCAAAGGAATACATTCAACCCATGCACCCATATGCATTCCATGGGATAGCCGACGAAGAAGAAGGCCTCGGCGGAGAGGATTAGAGCCAAAGGAAGGAGGATGTTGATGAGGTTCCTTAGAGTCAGGGCACCGCCCTTTCCGATTTCCATAATCGACTGCTTTGTCTGCTCGACCTCTCCATCTCCAGTTATCGTAGGCTGAGACATTATCTAGGCCTGTGGCGTGAGTGATGCCTTAGCACTATGAAAGCATAACGGTTCGGTGCTCAAGAGCAGATTCACACCTTAACTCTTCATCCGCTTTCATGTCAAGCCTTCGAGAATCAATAAATACAGCCTATTGTTTCAAAGGCGGGGATGAATCAAAAGGCCAAGGAGTCATGGGATCTGCTGGGCATAGCAGTCTCCTCCATCCTCCTGGTTCTCTCCATAGCCTTTCTGCCAGAGTTCCCTCTGAGGATCGTCCTCGGTCTGCCTTTCCTACTCTTCTTCCCCGGATACGTGCTCATAGCCTTCCTTTTCCCTGAGAAAAAGAGCTTGGAGATCATAGAGCGCATCGCCCTCTCCTTCGGGCTGAGTATCGCCGTGACACCACTTATAGGCTTTGCACTCAACTACACGCCTTTTGGCATTCGATTGGCGCCGATCCTTGTTAGCATCACCGCTTTCAACCTAGGATTCAGCTACCTGGCATGGTGGAGGAGGTATAAGATAGAGGAGCCTTACCTGCCCTTCGACCTTAAGGGCACGTTCAACTCCCTATTCGCCCAATACCGCTCTGAGGGCAGGCTGGACAGAGCCCTAAGCATCATTTTGGTGATTTCGATTGTCTCCTCGGGAATAGCGCTCGCCTACGTCATCGCTGTGCCTCGTCAAGGAGAGTCCTTCACCGAGTTCTACATCCTAGGGCCGGGCCACAACGCCTCCGGCTACCCGCACCGACTAAGGGTCGGAGAGCAGGCCAACGTTATAGTTGGCATCGCTAATCACGAGCGTCGCCAGGTACATTACTTCATCCAGACCTGGCTAGTCAACGCCAGCTTCATCGACAACCGCACCGTGGTGCACGAGTTATATTATCTGGAGCAGTTCGATGTAGTGCTGGGGCATAAGGACGTCGACCTCGAGTCCCCTTGGGAATCGCAGTGGGAGATGAACTACTCCTTCTCCATCCCCATCGAGGGCAAATATAAGGTATGGTTCTTCCTCTTTCTGGACCAGGTGCCTTGGTACGCGGAAGGGTTGCAGTACATGCAAGATTGCAGGGGTACACCCAGCGAAGAGCTGGTGCAGAAAGCGGTGAGAAATGAGCTCTTGAGCCTTAATCTCAACCTCGATGTGCGCGCTTGATGCTTTGTGCGCCTCATCCTTTTGGTCTCGCCTTAACTTCATCGATGGAGTAGCGCACCAGCTTATGTGGGTTGAGCATGTCCAATATATATCGGATATCGTCGGCCCTTAGCTCTCCAAGCGCATAGAGCACCACTGAGAAGGACCCCATTGCCATAGCCACATAGAGCAAGAGGATGACCCAGTTCGTTATGGGCATTAAATTGGATATCAATATTAATAGTACTGAACTCGCAAACATTGCCAGCAACTGATAGAGGATGCAGGGATTTGAGGATGTACCTGTCAAGCCAAGCACTACCAGTCTGGTAGCCATAAACACCACAGACGTGGAGATGAGCAAGGATATTGCTGCACCTGTGTAGGAAAGGCCAAGCATGGGCATCCCCAGTAGGTCATTTGGTACTGTGATAAGCAAAAGCGGGACGAAGATCAGGAAGTTTAGAAAGGTTAGTTTAGCATCGATATCAGGTCTATTCACAGCATTTATCTGTGAAGCATGAACCGCGTTGGCCAGATTTAAGAAGGTAGCGAGGGAGAGCCATCTCATCGGGCCTCCAGCCTCTGTGAACCTAGGCCCAAATAGAGCGACGGCAATCTCGGTGGGGAAGAGGAAAAGGAGAGCGGTTATGGGAAGACCGAACATAGTGATATACCTCTCGGCTGCCAAGGTGACACGTCTGATGGCTTCAACTTCGCCTCTCGCATGCCATTTGGAAAATGAGGGGAAAGTTATGGTCGAAACCGAAACCCCCACAAGGGCGACCACACTCAAGAAGGATTGACTCGAGGAATAGAAGGCAACAGAGACCGGAGAATGAAAGTAGCCTATGAGGATTTTGTCAACGTTGGCGCTAGCTGTCCCAACGATCACCACTAACGCCAACGGAAGTGCGAATCGCGCATAAGATTTGTATAGTGTAGGTCTCCCCCATCTGATCCCATCTCTCATTAGGAGCAAGAAGGCAGTGATGACAACGGAGATGCCAGCAGCCACGTATGCGAAAGCTAGCGAAACGGTATCACCACCAGCAAAGGCCACAATGGCGATCAAAGGTATCCTTACCCCAACATCAGCCAAGATCATTAGTTGGGCTTTGGCTATCTTCAGCATCCCATAATATGTCGTGGTTACGATGCTGGAAAGATTATAGAGTACATAATATAGCGTGAACAGTGTGATGAGTTCTATTGACTCTGGAGAAAATACCATGCCCATGATTGCAAAATAAGCAAAGACAGAAAGTATCGTAACGGCGACCAACAGGCCAATCAGAAACATTTTGATCATAGCGAAGGTGGCCAGGCAATCCTTCAGATCCTGTCCTTCCGAGACCTTCTTGATGTGAGCGCTGTTGAACCCCAGGTCCGCCACGGCGTTGAAGGCGGCCAGGAGCGAGAGGGTGAAGGCGATGGAGCCATAGACCTCTGGCCCTAGTAGATTGGTTATGAGGAAGAGTCCCACGAATCCAAGGAACGAAGTGAGCAGCCTCACGGCCAATATTAGCAGGGATTGCCTTCCAATCATAATATCGCCTTGGCATTATTCATTGGGTATTTAATCATCCGCCAGTCTCTGAGTGTTTTAGAAACGCGAATTTATTGGGCATCGCTTCCCTGATGGATAATATGAGGCAAAGAGATTTAAACAGAGACGCTGGTAATAGCGGAGGATGAAGCTCAAAGAGAATGCCTGGCTCTTGCTCTCCATCATCGTTTCTGCCTTCATAGCGTTAGAGGGGGCCATGTGGCTGCTTCTCGTAAAGGGAGTCACAATCAAAGGAAATCCCATGCTTTCTGGTGATGTAACGACGCTAGGTGTTGTTCTGCTTTTCATCGGCCTGGCCTCTTTGGCGTTTGGCATTCTGACCATTATGAAGCCTTTGATTTTAAAAGAGAATTTGAGGTTGCTCATCATCTCCAAATTGGTCAAGATCATTGGAGGAGGGGCGATAGCCCTTGAAGGCGTGATGCTCGCCTTGATTGCTGGTATGGCATCAATTGAGGGCCTAGGGACTTATGAGACTTATATCTGGGCTCTGTTCGCCGGCCAGCTTTTCTTCATTGGAATTGCGCTCTTGTGGCTAGAGTTAATCTCCTTCATGCAATTTAAGCTGACCCGTTTGCTCATGTATTTGGGTGGCATAGTGATTGCTGCAGAAGGGGTTGTGGTGATAGGAATCGCAGACCCTACAATAATCGATGGACTAGGCGGCATTTTGGAAAGGACTGTCCTGATGGCAGGAACAGCATTATTGTTTTTAAGCCTCGTCTATCTTGTGAGTTGCTACCTAGTTGATTTGGCGGTGCGTTTTAAATCTGCATTCTCCGCTCTGAAGCTGGTGTCTGGCGCATTTCTTGTTGTCGGGGGCCTTGCCTTAACAACCATAGCAACAAATGTCACGCCTGAGGATATTGGTACAATCACCACTCGGACCGTCATGCTGGCAGGACTGCAGCTTACGCTAATTGCTGGCATATCTCTTCTGGCATCTGGCTCTATGACCAACTCGCCATCCCGCCATTGGGGAAGGCTTAGCACCGCGACAGCATTGTTCTTGATGCTATTGCTGCCTACGGCGTTCCTGACTGTTGGCAAGTTCTGGTAAGGCTGAACTTAAAAGGGAAGGCGCGTTCAAAGCTATCCTCGAGGTCTTCGATTCAGCAGGGGACGACAAGGACCGGCACGGTGCACTTCCGCACCACCTCCTCAGCAGTGGAACCAAGCGCTGCGCCTCTAAGATAGGACATCTTCCTGGTCCCTATTATGACGAGAGAAGCATCGACCTCCTTAATTGCTTCCAGTATGTTGTAGGATATGGACCCGAAATGCACGTGAGAGCTGACTTGGCATTCTCCTCCCCTAGCTTTCTTTCTCATCTTGTCAAGGGCCAGCTTGACCGTGGCGAATCTCTTGTCATCACTTATATTGTATTTTGATGAGTCGATAACATGGAATAAGGTAGCTTCCTTAAGTCCTCGCATGCAGAGCGTATCGAAAAGATCCTCTAGATTGGTGGAGCACATGGGAATATCCACTGATACTAGGGCATGCCGAAAGAGGTGCTGCCCGATGCGACAAGCCGCCCCCTCCCCTTCAGGATATTTATCCAAGAGAACAGGCTTTGATGACCTGCGAATGACTCCGAAAGATACAGAGCCAACGAAGAATGCCTCTGCTCTGGATTTCCCGCCGGAGGCCATTGCGATCATGTCCACGGTGTCCTTCTCCGATTCCTTCAATATCTCTTCCACAGGGTCTCCCTGGCGTATGACCAGGGTCGCTTGAATTCCGGCATCATTCAGCTTGGAGCACATTTCATCAAGCTTCTTCTTTTCTTCATCCCTCAAGTTCCTTCCCCGTGCAAGGACATGGAGCACTGTAACTGATTTAGTCCCTATGTCTTTAAGCTCTCTGGCGCACTCGACCATCATGGCGCATTGCGGCGAGAAATCCACTGGGATGAGGACCTTCTCTAGCATCTACCTCATCATTCAATATGCGTGAAGGTATCATAAAATGCTCACATGGAAGTTAGGCTCTCCCCCATCTTAATCAACCCAATCGAGATTCCCTATAAAGAGGAAGCAGAACATCACTGATCGGCTTTTCATCATCCTCTACACTCGCATCATAGCATAGATAAGACGTCAATAGTTAGGTGAAGAATTGCAGTCGCTCCTCGAACCTAGGCAACTCCGACCCCGGCATGCTCAAATCGATGGAAAATTTTTATAGAAGAACTGATAGATACCGTCTTCGTCCTCAAAAATAACTATGCTCGCAGAGGATAACTTTGCTAATGGAGGATGATAGAACATGGCAATGTCTGGAACGCCTGTTTTAATACTCAAGGAAGGTACTGAGAGACAGCGCGGAAGGGAAGCATATCAAAGGAACATAGCCGTCGCCAAGGCGGTGGCCGAGGCGGTGCGAACCACCCTTGGGCCTAGGGGCATGGACAAGATGCTCGTCAACTCCCTTGGCGATGTGATTATCACCAACGACGGGGCCACGATCCTCAAGGAGATGGATGTGCAGCACCCCGCCGCCAAGATGATGGTGGAGATCTCCAAGACCATGGACCAGGAGTGCGGTGACGGCACCACCACGGCTGTGGTCTTGGCGGGGGAGCTGCTGAAGAAGGCAGAGGACCTCATCGACCAGGACATCCACCCCACGGTAGTGGCCAACGGCTATCGCATGGCTCAGAGGGAGGCCTTGAGGGTCATGGACGCCATAGCCACCCGCGTCAGCCCGGATGACGAGCAGATGCTAAGGAGGATCGCCACCACCGCCATGATGAGCAAGGCCGTATCCACCGCGCGCGATCACTTCGCCAAGCTTGCCGTGGATGCGGTGCTCTCCATCGCCGAGGAGAAGGACGGCAAGAAAGTGGTGGACCTCGACTCGGTGCAGTTCGTGAAGAAGGCGGGGGCCTCGCTGCTCGACACCTCCGTGGTGAAGGGTGTGATCATCGAGAAAGAGCCCGTGCACCCCGGCATGCCTAAGAAGGTGGAGAAGGCCAAGATTGCCCTGGTCAAGGCGGGATTCGAGATCAAGAAGACAGAAGTGGAGTCGAAGATACAGATCCGCGATCCGAAGCAGATGAAGGCATTCCTGGAGGAGGAGGAGGCGCAGTTCCGCCGCATGGTGGAGCGAGTGAAGAAATCGGGTGCCACCGTGCTGTTCTGTGAGAAGGCCATCGAGGACATGGCGCAGCACTTCCTGGCCAAGGAGGGTATTTTGGCGGTCAGGAGAGTCAAGGAGTCAGACATGGAGAAGCTCTCCCTGGCTACTGGCGCGAGGATCGTGGGCAAAGCGGAGGAGCTGGAGGCCGCCGACCTGGGCTATGCAGAGATGGTGGAAGCGCGCAAGATCGAGGAGGACTGGATGATCTTCGTCTCCGGCTGCAAGAACCCCAGGGCGGTCAGCATCTTCATCCGCGGAGGCACGAAGCATGTGCTGGAGGAGGCCGAGCGCTCCCTGGACGATGCCCTGAACGTGGTCAG
This window encodes:
- a CDS encoding radical SAM protein; the protein is MKVLLINPPTSKKGQFIAREDRCENSVINPIPPTGLVYLASILEEKNHQVKIIDANGADYSLDFLRKVFLTEKPDYLVIKVAPETFHSDLKVAELCKNICKSKIIMICWSLTNLPLDVMNNAKFVDYYIIDHYYERVIPEIIDEVRLSSIEGLAYREEDKIVLNEGSNKFDYNKIKKPNWNLIENFEKYWVQAPVFSPWCMVISTKGCGMGCIFCTIYDIKPSFRDIKNVVDEVEFLYNKKNINYISFFDATFNLNHKRLIAICQEIKSRELKGLIWFANIRAGITKEEATSMYEAGCRGVSIGIESGSQQILENAAKGIDINQASNTIKILKSVGIRQYTSFILGLPGETMDTMRMTKEFILNTKPNGFQINSLVPYPRSKIFEIAKQKGLLKDYNFEDLLLYNTPISLSDHLNANQINMYREKIYKMIYLNPTWWLYNAMEALFNNQEIKSNLSYSFRLLKRVFQGVKNEV
- a CDS encoding glycosyltransferase family 4 protein encodes the protein MNVLILTPEFHTVWGGVGTYVNELAKTLSHKVELYIITPKRVTFNKNIKIIEEEYKYKNNVNLYSVGIASDTFLFNVDFQLKVKGILEKILKKENIDIIHTQSTMPDLFINTSRIKIPILTTIHTTVQGQINAIIYNKINFSFLERSEFLSYLISPIIIPLENNYYKKRYNYITVSNWAKKIFSKEKKIDENKINVIYNGIDINAFNPGNKDVSFLKNMNPNIKTNMPIITFISRVVGKKGILTLLEAIKIIEKYYDVQFIIAGPGDQNIIKKLPNSCLYLGYLTTEEKKKLLASSDIFVLPSYYENFPFAILEAMSSGTAIVTTNVGGIPEMITNDQEGILINPGDSKMLAETLISLIENDNKRKKLGEAARKKAIQEFNWNITAKKTELLYESILKN
- a CDS encoding PAS domain S-box protein yields the protein MTHRQLRMSCDVMRVLAVDDDESFAEVIKAFLEVEQGTVVRVALSTKEARKKLEEDDYDAIVCDYQMPGEDGIEFLKWLRKEGEEIPFILFTGKGREEVAKEALNVGADGYLQKTIPLEPTFAELRHRINSVVHKRKAEELLRQSEERLREIIEATPAGYFFIDSEGRFRKVNKAWLSMHGYDHEKEVIGKHFSLTQPPDYLPEAERVVARVLSGETISHGEAKRLTRDGRVLYHNYTARPVNLNGSVIGLEGFLIDTTQHMLSERALVEAEQRLRGLFETMIDAVAVHEIILDEGGRPVDSRLLQVNPAFEALTGLSSDHVIGRTLREVIPGLEDFWVERLGKVAMTGEPDRFVSYAKPMGKYFSVSAYRNAPMQFTVIFEDVTDRIIAEERLRESEAKYRTLFESASEAIVLAQGSMLLMVNPMAIELTGYSREEMLCLPLTTFIHPDDRGMVTDIMTARAKGENAPSSYQIRVLKKSGEVRWTDVKAVRVNWNGRPASLAYLTDITEMKLAEENLRTSHEVLEDVLDFFPEATFVVDSEGEVVAWNRAMEKLTGVPKEEMLGKKGGAQAVPFYGISRPMLHDLIAMDDKELESKYDYVTRKGEVLYAETFCPALADGKGLYIWGTAAPIYDAKGRRIGAIETVRDVTDLRRKEMELSKMNSSLRMLNEIVRHDLNNQMVVLSGLLGLCLRLTTEGDKLRPSLERMAQVLENVQEQVWFMSDYQRVGASEPAWFSFATLVEDAFSRLRPKGVTLHNMPKEFQIFADPLVKRVPYNLIDNSMRHGGGVKNIRVSAEVKGKELVIVYEDDGVGIKEEDKPRLFEKGFGKNTGLGLFLIREILIVTNIKIYENGEKGAKFLICVPENNWKK
- a CDS encoding type II CAAX endopeptidase family protein; its protein translation is MSQPTITGDGEVEQTKQSIMEIGKGGALTLRNLINILLPLALILSAEAFFFVGYPMECIWVHGLNVFLCLLLLVVIGDDQGLFQAFSLVSLIRILGLGMPLFFDLTLYNFVPIYLAAIVSGMIVIGDGRPVKEQLKLVAQGGMKAFRWVLRRPMKATALLATGVLTGYALANVEYAIISPEALIPEWDLANLLFLGVIMLLFVGFGEELLFRAILQRRVISKMGEFMMTVSAVVLGVVLSSMVFAAMHSVYLSLDYLAYVFIVGLLLGNLYRITGSLGYVSLIHGSINFFLFSFLPFGYLRLF